AAGAACGAAATCAAAGACTGGCGAAACGAGATCCAGTTTAGTCAGACACAATCAAAGGATTCTTTGATGAATTATATCGCTTTCGGATGGGGGGACAAAGGTTTTTATCTCGATACTCCTGAATGGTCAGATTTAAAGGCAAGTACAGCTTTAAAAGCAGCATTTGGTGTGAGTTCATCCGCAATGCATACCACGTTTTTCAAACAGTTAAAAGAAGGAGATGACTGTAAACGCATTCTGATCTCAAAAGAAAATTATAAAAATCTGGTAACTTACATTTCAGAGAGCTTCAGCGATTCTGTCCATCCACAATGGATTGAAGGGCACAGTTACGGAAAAAAAGATGCTTTTTACGAAGCAAAAGGAAGTTACAGTCTTTTTTATACCTGCAATACTTGGGCAAATAATGCTTTAAAAGCTGCCAATCAAAAAGCGAGTTTGTGGACGGTTTATGATAAAGGGATTTTTTATCATTATAAATGATTAAGCGATGAAAAAGTTTGTTTTAATCATTGTTTTTATTTTGGTAGTAAGTGCTTGCAAAAAAGCAGATGCTGCATGTGCAGATTGTTTTAGTATTTATTTTGAAAATCTACAACCTGATAAAGATTTAGTATTAGATCGTTTTCCAAATAAATTTAGAGCATTATACATGAATAATGATTCGACTTTTATTAGAATTGACGAAAGCAGAATTTTAAAAGAATACTATTATAAATTCAAAGTTCATAAACTCACATTAGACTCGACAAAATCGGAGTATGATATTGTTAATGGAAAATTTATAACAAAGGATACGAAAGATAAATTTGATATGTTTTCAAAAGGTGATTCAATAGAATTAGTTCAAAAACATATTGATACTTTGTTTCGGTTTTCACTTTATCAAAAAGCAAAAAAAATCAATGGTCAAGTGATCTTAAGCAGAAAAGATTCTATATTTTGGGTAATTCAGTTTCTTTCAATTGAAAAAAACATATTGAAGATTAAAAATCTTTGTGAAAAACAAGATTTAGAAAAACTTGATTCCGTCACCAAGGTAAAAAGTAAAATGTTGGACTCTGTTTCTTATTTCATTAAACCAACAAGAAGTGAATTTAAAAGTATTTTAAAAATTAAGAATTTAGGATTCGATCAGAAGTATAAAAAGATTTCTAAATAAAAACACATGGCAAAAATGTAACATTCGATTAAAAATCAGAAATCGAATATTTTTGATTATTGTTTAAATTTGAGAGAATATCAAAAAATCAGCTAATGAAAAATCATAATATTCTCTCTAAAACATGGTATCTTTTAAAAAGAACTTTTTTAGAATTTATAGAGGATGATGCTATAAAATTGAGTGCTGCATTATCCTATTACACCATTTTCGCATTACCGCCATTATTGATTATTATTATTACAATTTGTGGTTTCTTTTTTGGTGAAGAAGCAGTAACGGGTCAGTTGTATGGTCAGATTAATGAACTGGTTGGAAACGATGCGGCTAAACAAATTCAGGAAGCAATCAAAAATGTGCAGCTTTCAGACAGTAATGTTTTTGTAACTGTTTTTGGCGTGATTATGCTGCTTATAGGGGCTTCAGGAGTTTTTGCTGAGATTCAGAGCTCTATTAATTATATCTGGGGACTGCGCGCAAAACCAAATAAAGGTTTACGAAAATTTATTCAAAACCGATTGATGTCGTTTTCGATGATAGTGTCAGTAGGTTTTTTAATGCTGGTTAGTTTAATACTTAATGCCACTTTGGATGTTTTGAATGCCAGGTTAAAGATTTATTTCCCTGAAAGTACGGTTTATATGTTTTATGTTATCAATATTTTAATTGTTTTAGGAAGTATCGCACTTCTTTTTGCTATTATTTTCAGAACATTGCCTGACGGAAATATAAAATGGAAAGATGCCTTTATTGGTGCCGGATTTACATCAATTCTATTTATGATTGGTAAATTTGCTATCGGGTTTTACTTAGGTAGTTCTACCATTGCAAACGTTTATGGCGCTGCTGGATCAGTAGTTATCATATTGGTCTGGGTATATTATTCGGCTATTATTTTATATTTTGGTGCAGAGTTTACCAAAGTTTATGCAAAAACTTTAGGCGGAAATATTTCTCCTAACGATTATTCGGTAGAAATTAAGAAAGAAATTTTAGAAGTATCTCAATAAAAAAACTGGGTGCATATTTGACACCCAGTGTATTCTTATAAGTTATTGATATTTTTTATCAGTCAGGGTTTTCATAAACGCCACCAAAGCAGATTCCTCTTTTTTGCTTAGTTTAAGCTGGTCAAAAGGAAGAGTTTGATTCTCGACTGGGTAACCTAAACCTTTTCCGCCTCCTTTATTATAAAAATCGACAACTTCTTCTAATGTGGTAAATACGCCGTTGTGCATATAAGGCGCAGTTTTGGCTACATTTCGAATAGAAGGCGTTTTAAAGGCATTCTTAAGCTGATCCATTTCAAACTGATTGTATTTCCCTAAATCCGGACTTATTTCTTTTGCAGTTTTATCTTTTGGTGTTCCAATTACTTCCTGTTCGGTTTTACTGTAATTTGGAGGGACTGTTCCGTTAAACAGAGGAATAAAATGACAGGTTGCACACTTTGCTTTACCTGTAAAAAGATTAAATCCGAGTTTTTCTTCTTCACTAAAATCATTTGATTCACCTCTCATATATAAATCAAATCTGGAATCAAAATCATTCAATGAACGGATATAAGAAGCTATAGCATTTTGCAATTGCCATTCTTCGATTTTATTGTTTTTAGGAAAAGCCTTTTCAAATAAGTCTTTGTACTTTTTATCTTTATTGATTAAAGGAATAATCTGACTAAACGAACCATGCATTTCCTTTTCGTTTTGCACAACGTCTACGCTTTGCTTTTCTAAATCGATCTGTCTTAAATCCCAAAACAATGCATTTTGTAAACCTGCATAAGTTAGGGTTGGGGTATTTCTCGGCAAATCGAATCCGTCTAAAGAAAGATTTGTTTTGCGTCCGTCTGTAAACGCTTTTTCAGGAACATGGCAGGTTGCACAGCTTCTTTTTTGATCTTTGGAAATGGTAGTATCATAAAATAACTGATTTCCTAAAGCAACTTTATCCTCTGAATAAGCATATTCTGAAGAAGGAATAAAAGCATTAACATTAAATGCACTTTTTTCAAAAAGAATAGCAACATTTTGGTTGACTGCGCTGTTTTTATTTACATTCCCAATATTATTTTGTTTTTGTAAATCGAAAATGATTTTTGATATTGTGTTTAAATATTCTTTAATAAATGCAGCTCTGTCAAAGTCGTTAAAAACTTTGTTTTTAGTACAATACAAAATGCTGTTTGAAATTGTTTTTTTAAGTTGTGACTTTAACTCTAAGGATTCCTTAGAGTTGTTTTTGCAGGTTTTTAAAACGATTGTTTGAATCGAAGCAAGGGCAGGGGCAACTTCATTTATTGATTCCTGTGCAACAGGCGAATCAAAACCTGTAATTCCTAATGCTAAAATTCGGTAGACCTCAAAGCGGGCAGCATCGATGATATGTTTTTCTTCAATGCTTATCGCATCTAAGTGTTGTTTTACCTGAGCAATATTTGCCCGCATAATTGCTATTTCACGAACCAGATCGGTTTTGTTTTTTATTTCATATACAGGAAAAATAAGTTCTTCAATGACCTGAAAACCATTTGGTGGCAGAAACTTGTTTTCTTCGACTTCAAGTTCATCCAAAGCGGGACCATTAATAAATCTGGCTGTTTCAGGTACAAAATACTCAACTACCCATTCTGTTTTTTTGTATAAAACTCTTGTTTCCTTAAAATAATCCTGAATTTTTTTGGAATCTTTTTCGTTTTCAGCAAGCTTTTTGAAAACCACTATTTTGTTTTCAAGTTTTTCCAGATCAATCAAAAGATCCTGTTTAACAGAAGTTTCAGTTTTTTCTTTTGTACAGCTTGTAAAAAAAGTCAGAAAAGAGAAAAGAATAGGAAAAAATATGTTTTTGATAAAATCAATTTTCATTGTAGGATACTTTAATAAATAGCAAAAACAACCCAATAAAAATTGGATTGCTTTTGTTGTATTTGTGGTAAAATTATCTTTGTACGTTACGAATAATTACGGTTTGGCCTCCTTCTAACTGGCTTTGTGCAGAACTAGTAGCTCCCATATTAATTCCGCTTCCATCAGCGTCTTTAAATGCATCTTTTCTCCATGTGTGAGGGTGTATATTCAATGTAAAAGTATTTGGAACACCAATAACATCAGATATATCTTCCATTGCGCCATATTCCCAGCTTCCAAATCTCATTTCACCAGATTGGTTGTATAATGAATTCCATGCAGCGTCTGTACGTTTATGGTTCATGGTTAACCACGGTTTATTTGTTTTGGAAGCAATATTATATTGCCAAATATATGAGTCATGTTTGGCAGCAGGATAAAAACTGTCACCATCTTCCTGGATGTAAACATAATTTTCAGTTACACAAAGGTTATCAGGATTGATAACGCCTGTACCTGGTGTAGAATCACCTTCAACTACTAATTCAAGTTTTCCTTTTAACGGATCTTTTTCATCCAAAACTAATTTATAAACTCTTCCCCACATGGTATATCCTTCAACAGGGTTTAGTTTATCTGTAGATTGCCCTGTAGCAGTAAAATAAACTTCTCTGTTGTTTTTTGCTGATCCTTTTCTGTAATCAATATCTTCTACTCTTGAAAAACGGATTGCTTTTAAATCGTTTACAGTAGTGTTGATTTCAGCTCCAGTTATATTTTTGGCATTCGGAATTTCAACAAATGATACATCGAAAGAGTTTCCAACAGTCATTGTTGTTTCTACCTGAATGTTATCATTTCTTTTTAAAGCGTATAATTTTCCGTTATTTAAATCACCAACTGTAGAAACATACATAATGACCTGACCGGCACTTGCATGCGAAGTTTCGTAAGATTGATCTTCACCCATAATAATGACACTTTTGCCTGGATAAGCTTGTTTTGTCAACGGAACAGCATTTTCCATACTTGCTTTTCCTAAAGCAGGTAAAACCCTGTCTTTTCTGTTTTTATCAGTTGTTGGTGCAAGTGGGTTGATACCATGTACCATACTTTCCTGGCCGCTTTCTCCAGCAGTTAAAAATATAGGGCCAAAACCATGAATTTCAGGTGTAGCCAAAGTTGCGGAACAAAGTCTCGTTTGTCCTCCTGCAGCATCCACAATATAGTCACCTTTTACAGGTTTTAAAGTTTTGTCAAGGTAAACTCTCGAAACAGATTGTATAATTTCGTGATTGGTAATCATGATATAACCATCACCGTTCGGATTTTTCATGAATCCTGCACCATCAGGCTGACCAGCATAAATAAAAGAAGGACTTTCTGGTAATACATCAGTGGTAGAGATTAAAGTTGAAATTTGCAGATTTTCGAAGCCAGGCTGAGCTACTACAAATGCAGGAACTTTTGATTTTGTTGTAAAATCAATGTTTTTGTTTGTTTTGTCACCTTCATCGTCATTTTGGCAGCTGATTACAGAAATGCCTGCGATTCCAAGCAATGTGATGGATTTTAAAAAATTAAATTTTTTCATGTTTTTGATTTTGTTTATTATTCCGGATAATGATTATAATTATCTTGATTAATTTCTTAATGATTTTAAAATGTCATTTTATATAATCTATTTTTGAAAGTGATTAGTCATTTACAAAATAAAAACTTGACTCATCATATAAATTTGAATTGGATTGTGAAGATATTTTTATCTTGTAATTTCCACTACCATAAGCACTGATAATAGTATGACCATCATTTTTTTCAATAGATGTTTTAACTAATAATCCTTCAACAAATATTTCTATTTTTACATTCGCTTCTGGAATAAATGAAGGTCTCCAAGTTGTTTCAAAACTTCCAGAGTTATAGATAGTGGTGTTTTCTAAAGGGAAAGAAATTAGTTCATTAATAAAATATGAATCAGGATACAAATACTTTGCAGAAAATATATCATAACTTGACAAAATAAATGAATAAGGCCAACCTGCATTCATGACAGAATTTGGATCTTGATTAGTGCCATAACCACTTGGAGTATATTGTATCCAGTTGAATGATGTGGTTTGTTCCCCTTTTGATGGACCATCAGTATGGTAAAAACCAATTGTATGACCAAGTTCGTGTTTAATAATGTGTTCTTTTTCTTTTTCTGAAAAGACTGTATTATTTGCAGCATCCAAATTTATAGCAATTTGAGAACCTGGCTTTCCATTTGAGGGAAGGAATGCAGCAGCAGGATTATTGTTTGGTAGTATATTGCCGTCAGATCCAATTAATATATCTGCAGTTGAATTTGTTGTAATTGTAAAGTTTATTCGACAATCTATTATATTATTCCAATCACTTATTGCTGTTGCAATTGCTGTTCTCCAATTATCGTTTCCAGAAGCAGGAATAGAACTGTCGATTCTTACAGTAATATTATTTACATTTTCCATGAAGACTAATGAATTAGCATGTACTTGGGCAGTTTTACTTACTGTTTCGGATTTTTTTTCATTTTTATTAAATAATATATCATTTTCAACTAGGAAAAAATCTTCATACTCTTCAATATTTTTTAAATTAAACCCTAAGTCTAGTAATTTGATGACAACTGGATCCTTATCATTTAAAATTAGACTATTATTTTTATCTGTAGAATTATTGTTAATTCCTTCTACATTTGAGTCATCATCCTGACAACCCATTACACATAAACTTGCCAAACTTAGAAAAAGTGACGATTTTAAAAATTTAAATTTCATAACTGTTTTTTTGTTTTTTGATTAGGCAAATCTATCTCCGAAAAACAAAATGTATGTTATGTTAATTTTTTCTTATTGCTAATAAATAACAAGGAATATATTACCAAATGGTAAAATTATCTTCGAAATGTAAATTTAAGCTTCATAATAAATTCTTAATTATTTGAAAAGCTGGTTTAAAGAAACCTCTTTTTTCTCACGCAGCTTTTTTATGATTTTCAAAAAAGCAATAGCGGTAATATAAGCATCGCCTAAAGCTGTATGACGGTCTTTTTTTGAAATATCAAATTTGTCGGCCAGATCATCAAGTGAGTAATGGTCTTTTCGTTCAAAGAGATGAGATTTTATCAAAGTTCTCTTGTACAAAACTCCGGTATCAAGTGCTTTATTTTTTAATTCAGGTAAGCCATTTCTTTCGAGGGCACGGTTAATCATGGTGATATCAAAATAAGCATGATGTGCAATAATAACGGCATCACCCAAATAGTCTAAAAACTGCTTTAAAGCTTCGGATTCAGAAGGACGCTTTACAACAAAATCTTTTAAAATGCCATGAATCTGGGCAGTTGATTCATCGTAATGATCCTGTTCGATATAAACTTCAAAACTGTCCTGAACCGAAATAGTTCCATTTTGCAAAACAAGTGCACCAATACATAAAATGCGGTCGTTTGTAAAATCAAAACCAGTTGTTTCTGTGTCCAGTACTACAAAACGCGTTTCTTCAATGGTAATGCTTTCATCGAAAAATTTTTCTTCTTCTTTTTGCCAAAAATTAAATAAACTCATTTTACACGATATTAGAAACATTAAAACGTACCGAAATCAATTCCTGAAGTTCTTTGATGGTTTTAAAAGTTCTTTTCAGTTTTATTTTTTCCATTTTCGAAAGGGATTCCAAAGCAATAAACTGACCCGAATCATGGTGCAAAAGACCTTGCTTGGTTCTGAATTTCAATAAGGCTTTAAATGAATAAGAACATGATAAGTAAAGTTCACTGTTTTGAGGTTCCAGTTCGGCTAACTTTTCAAAACGTTCGGCCGTATTACTGATTGACTTAACTGAATGTGACAATATTAAAACCCTTGCAGCATCTGTAAGTGGCATTAGAGCTCTGCGTTTAATGTCAAACTGGTCTTTATTAGCACCATCCTGTTCCACTAAAAACTGTCTGAAGAAACCTGTTGGAGAAGGACTTTGCAAAGCGCCGCTCACCAAATGAACATAAAAAATAGGATTGGCTTTCACATTTTCAAATATTGAATCTGATAACTGGTCTACAAGCTCACGATTACCATATTTTACACTGTAATCAAAAAAGATGAACGATAACAAAACTTCATTTTTACCCGGATTTTTAATCCAGTAAGCCACCTGATCCTTCCATTCATTGAGGCTCATGCACCATTTTGGGTTGGATGCCATCATTTCAGCAGGACAATATTCATAACCAATAGTAAAAAGTCCTTTGTTAATGTAGGTGGATAATTTTAGGAAATAAGCTTTGGTTTCATCCTTAAAAACTTCCGAAACATTCTCATATACAATCGCATTATCCTGATCAGTATGCAACATTTGTTCGTCGCGTCCCTGACTGCCCAATGCCAGCCATGTAAATTTTACAGGAGGCGGTATATTCATTTTTTCCAGTGAAATGTCAATAACACGGGTTACACAGGCATCATTTAACTCAGTAATGATTTTTGTAATCAGTGTCATCGGGATATTTTGGTCCAGATATCCCTGCAATAACTGCATGATTCGGGCTCTGATAGGTTTGATCTCCTTAACTTTTGTCGTCCTTTTTAAAGCTTTGATCAAAACTGCCGGATTGTTTCCCAGCGAAACCATAAGGTCGTGTTTGGATAAAATACCTACAGCTTTTGTATTGACTGTTCCGTCTTTCGTAAGACACAAATAACTGATATTACTTTTGATCATCGCCATCTGCGCTTCAGTAACTGTCAATTTTTTAGAATACGTAATAACCGGCGATGTCATAATCGTTTCAGCAGTCGTAGTAATTGGGTAATCACCTGAAACGATTTTGTTGCGTAAATCCTTATCGGTAATAATTCCAATTGGGAGCATTTCATCCACAATTAATATTGCCCCGACTTTTTTCTTGGTCAGTATTTTAGCGATTTCTTTTGCTGTGGTTGAAGGCCCGCACGTCACAATCTTTTTTGAAAATTTTATCGGTTGTAAATCAAATACTTCCTTTTCATTATTCTGTTCATGCTGCGCAATGACTTCGCCGTATAAATTGTTTTTATGGACTTCTGAATAGGGGTTTTTAGTATTCGAAGCATAACTTTCGATCAGGAAATTCCCAATGGCTTTGTTTTCTAATGCGTAGGGTTTGAAAACTGCAATCGGAATCGCATATAAAATACTCTCTTCATAAGTACTTGCCTCCATAACATAATTTTCCTGCGCCAGGAGCGGTCTTAATCCAAAAATGTCACCTTCATCACACATATCCAGTGTTTTCTGATTCTTTTTAAGGGCAACCGCTCCTTTGTGCACCACATAAAAAGAGTCATGTGTCTTTTCATTTTCAGAAAAAATAACCGAATCTTTTTCTTTATATATGATAGAAATCTGTCCAGATAATTTTTCAAGGTCTTTTTGATTCAAAAGATTAAAAGGAGGGAAGTGCTGCAAAAAATCGGCTACTCTATGTGAAATGGTATTTTTCATGTTGGATTACGTTCTGAATTTAGAATTAGAAAACAGTATTGTAAAAGAAACAAATTTCAGTATCTATTCAAACTATATTTTTTGAAAAATCAGGTTTATTTGTGAAACAAAAAAGTTCCGCAATGGGAACTTTTAAATTTAGGTTTATGATTTTTTCTTTCGGATTCGCATATTGATGAATTCTACAGCAAGAGAAAAGGTAATGGCAAAATACAAATAGCCTTTCGGGATGGCTCCAATATGTTCGCCAATCAGCTCGGCATTAGATAAATGCATACTTTCGGTGATCAGCATAAACCCAATCAGGATTAGAAACGAAAGTCCCAATATTTGAATAGAAGGATTTTTATTAACGAAATTTCCAACCGGAACGGCAAAAAGCATCATAACAATTACAGAAATAATAACTGCTGTAATCATGATAGTCAGCGCACCTTCAACACCATTA
The Flavobacterium flavigenum genome window above contains:
- a CDS encoding YihY/virulence factor BrkB family protein, whose translation is MKNHNILSKTWYLLKRTFLEFIEDDAIKLSAALSYYTIFALPPLLIIIITICGFFFGEEAVTGQLYGQINELVGNDAAKQIQEAIKNVQLSDSNVFVTVFGVIMLLIGASGVFAEIQSSINYIWGLRAKPNKGLRKFIQNRLMSFSMIVSVGFLMLVSLILNATLDVLNARLKIYFPESTVYMFYVINILIVLGSIALLFAIIFRTLPDGNIKWKDAFIGAGFTSILFMIGKFAIGFYLGSSTIANVYGAAGSVVIILVWVYYSAIILYFGAEFTKVYAKTLGGNISPNDYSVEIKKEILEVSQ
- a CDS encoding 3'-5' exonuclease, whose product is MSLFNFWQKEEEKFFDESITIEETRFVVLDTETTGFDFTNDRILCIGALVLQNGTISVQDSFEVYIEQDHYDESTAQIHGILKDFVVKRPSESEALKQFLDYLGDAVIIAHHAYFDITMINRALERNGLPELKNKALDTGVLYKRTLIKSHLFERKDHYSLDDLADKFDISKKDRHTALGDAYITAIAFLKIIKKLREKKEVSLNQLFK
- a CDS encoding TIGR02117 family protein, translating into MLKKTFKFIGWTLFGIFTFLALYVSSVLLISKITVNSDIAQAEEQNAIPIYILSNGVHTDIVVPVKNEIKDWRNEIQFSQTQSKDSLMNYIAFGWGDKGFYLDTPEWSDLKASTALKAAFGVSSSAMHTTFFKQLKEGDDCKRILISKENYKNLVTYISESFSDSVHPQWIEGHSYGKKDAFYEAKGSYSLFYTCNTWANNALKAANQKASLWTVYDKGIFYHYK
- a CDS encoding DUF294 nucleotidyltransferase-like domain-containing protein, yielding MKNTISHRVADFLQHFPPFNLLNQKDLEKLSGQISIIYKEKDSVIFSENEKTHDSFYVVHKGAVALKKNQKTLDMCDEGDIFGLRPLLAQENYVMEASTYEESILYAIPIAVFKPYALENKAIGNFLIESYASNTKNPYSEVHKNNLYGEVIAQHEQNNEKEVFDLQPIKFSKKIVTCGPSTTAKEIAKILTKKKVGAILIVDEMLPIGIITDKDLRNKIVSGDYPITTTAETIMTSPVITYSKKLTVTEAQMAMIKSNISYLCLTKDGTVNTKAVGILSKHDLMVSLGNNPAVLIKALKRTTKVKEIKPIRARIMQLLQGYLDQNIPMTLITKIITELNDACVTRVIDISLEKMNIPPPVKFTWLALGSQGRDEQMLHTDQDNAIVYENVSEVFKDETKAYFLKLSTYINKGLFTIGYEYCPAEMMASNPKWCMSLNEWKDQVAYWIKNPGKNEVLLSFIFFDYSVKYGNRELVDQLSDSIFENVKANPIFYVHLVSGALQSPSPTGFFRQFLVEQDGANKDQFDIKRRALMPLTDAARVLILSHSVKSISNTAERFEKLAELEPQNSELYLSCSYSFKALLKFRTKQGLLHHDSGQFIALESLSKMEKIKLKRTFKTIKELQELISVRFNVSNIV
- a CDS encoding M57 family metalloprotease, giving the protein MKFKFLKSSLFLSLASLCVMGCQDDDSNVEGINNNSTDKNNSLILNDKDPVVIKLLDLGFNLKNIEEYEDFFLVENDILFNKNEKKSETVSKTAQVHANSLVFMENVNNITVRIDSSIPASGNDNWRTAIATAISDWNNIIDCRINFTITTNSTADILIGSDGNILPNNNPAAAFLPSNGKPGSQIAINLDAANNTVFSEKEKEHIIKHELGHTIGFYHTDGPSKGEQTTSFNWIQYTPSGYGTNQDPNSVMNAGWPYSFILSSYDIFSAKYLYPDSYFINELISFPLENTTIYNSGSFETTWRPSFIPEANVKIEIFVEGLLVKTSIEKNDGHTIISAYGSGNYKIKISSQSNSNLYDESSFYFVND
- a CDS encoding cytochrome-c peroxidase, with protein sequence MKIDFIKNIFFPILFSFLTFFTSCTKEKTETSVKQDLLIDLEKLENKIVVFKKLAENEKDSKKIQDYFKETRVLYKKTEWVVEYFVPETARFINGPALDELEVEENKFLPPNGFQVIEELIFPVYEIKNKTDLVREIAIMRANIAQVKQHLDAISIEEKHIIDAARFEVYRILALGITGFDSPVAQESINEVAPALASIQTIVLKTCKNNSKESLELKSQLKKTISNSILYCTKNKVFNDFDRAAFIKEYLNTISKIIFDLQKQNNIGNVNKNSAVNQNVAILFEKSAFNVNAFIPSSEYAYSEDKVALGNQLFYDTTISKDQKRSCATCHVPEKAFTDGRKTNLSLDGFDLPRNTPTLTYAGLQNALFWDLRQIDLEKQSVDVVQNEKEMHGSFSQIIPLINKDKKYKDLFEKAFPKNNKIEEWQLQNAIASYIRSLNDFDSRFDLYMRGESNDFSEEEKLGFNLFTGKAKCATCHFIPLFNGTVPPNYSKTEQEVIGTPKDKTAKEISPDLGKYNQFEMDQLKNAFKTPSIRNVAKTAPYMHNGVFTTLEEVVDFYNKGGGKGLGYPVENQTLPFDQLKLSKKEESALVAFMKTLTDKKYQ